The stretch of DNA AGCGGATATGCTCGGTGACGCCCAAGGCGTATCTCATCTTATGCATTGGAGCTGTGCAGATGCACCTTGCCGGGAAGTTGCTCTCGCgcagcggccggccgggcggcaTCTCTCTTGATTTCCTCGacaaggcgggcgaggcccttggcgaggccctcgacctcgtccgggTGACcagtgccgctgccggcccaGCGAATGCGGCAGTGGTGATCGACGAGGTAGGTGTAGCCTACCTTTGCGTTGAGCAGGCCGATGGActcgcggatggcgtcggTGATGCCCCTGCGGACGAGGAAGTACTTATCCCAGTCCTGCTCGGGGAAGCGCTTGCGGAGGGATCCGCGAAAGAGGCGAACGAGCCAGGCCTTGCCAGCGTTGTCCTCGTAGTTTACGTtgacgagctgggcgaggccgggctCGCGGGCAACGATGTCGTGCAAGGCCGGGTTGGCGTCGCGCGAGGTGAAGCtggcgacctgctgctcggcCCACTGGCTGCTGAAGATGGAGACGACGGAGGCGCGGCCGGTGAGCAAGGGGGTGGTGTCGCGCGGGGCGGTGTCGGTCTTGAGGAGGGTTTCGCCGTAGAGGTTggggaagaagagggagAGCTCGGCCTTGAAGAGGCGCGGGGGCGCGATGAAGGACTTGCCCTGGTGGAACTGGAGGTTGCCCCAGTCGCGGAAGTAGGGGCGCGAGATCTGGGCGGTCCTAGATGCGCGCACCGATTAGCTGGTGTGTCCATTTTTTGTCTCTTTGTATTTTCGCATCGGGCCCCTGGCGAGGACGGGGGCAGGCATCTCGGGGAGGGGATGCGAAGCTTACAGCTCTTTGCGGCGCTGCAGGTGCTTGTCGTAGTCGACAAAGTCCTCCTTGCGCTGCTTGAAGGATCGGGCGTCGATGCCCGTGTTCTCGCCGGGCTTGGGGGGCAGCGGCATGCCAATGGGCCGGGGCAGGGGCTTGGGGACGAAGTGGCCCTCGATGCGCTTGCCGTAGGATCGGGGAGCCTCGATGGgggtgccggcgacggtgctCTTGGGGTCGAGGGaggccccggcggcgggcttctcggCGCGAGCGGCACGCGGCGCTGATGTGGTGAGGGtgcgccgttgctgctgctgtggtgAGGACGAGTACGGCGAGCTTCGCGACTGGAATTGGAATTGGAGCTGACGGCAGTGGGCGCAGGCGAgagccgaggaggaggaggaggaggaggaggaggcggctaAGGAGGACTGCTGCcgggggcggagggcgaggcggcccagcgccagctcgaTCCGTCGCGAGGCCATTGCGAtgggtcgtcggcgtcggcgctggagacgacgagcgtcgtcctgcggtggttgtggtggtcgGGTGGCTTTGGTTTTtggagacgaggacgggagggggatggaggTTGAAAGCAGCCTTCACTGCCTCCTGTCGTGAGAGGCACTGGAACGGCCCCGTAAATTTTCCAGGGTGCGCCACAGCGGCTCTCGGAAGGGTGGCCTCCACCTGAGGTCCAGTCGTCCCCACTGTTTCGGCGGCCGGAGGTGATCCGTCTCGCTGTGTCCAGAATGCCTTAGGCAAGTTGGGCTCCGACGTTGGTTGAAGGTGAGATGGAAGGTGGGCGAGCGAATGAGTTGATCCAGACGGTCCTAGGGGCTCGGTTCATGCCACCGAGATGCGGTTTCCCCTCTAACCTCTACCAAGTCCATCTACGTCCGTTCGTATCAGGTATATACTTCGTATTGTATTCGTACCTTTACCAAATACCCCTACCGGTGTAACATGcgctcgtcaacgtcgacgctctcgcacgagggcgtcgaagcggcccccctcctcccgagATCACCAGCAGATGCCACCTCCTCAAGGCTTCCAGATACGCACCATGTCGAcgaccgacggcgaggaaTAGGCTCCTCCAAGCAGTTAACGCTCGACCAGCTGCCCACGGAAATTGTCGAGCACATCCTCAGCTACTTCCAACACTCACTGCAGCGGGGCCTCTCCCTGACGCATCTTCAGAGACTCTACAATCCCCTGGCGCGGGATGCCTGGAACGTGCGCCAAAAAGCCGTGCAGGACGTGCGCCTCGTGTGCCGGCGCCTCCACGACCTTGCGTCGCCTTTGCTGTTTCCGTACGTTGCCTTGAGCATCGACCAGGAGTCTCTGGATAAGTTGGAGAGTATCTCGCGGCAGCCCTGTCTTGCGGCGGGCGTTCGTGGAGTCTTGATGGACCAGACGTGTCGGAGCGGCGCCTTCGTCAACGGTCACAGTCCCCTCGACAGCTTCAAGACCGAAGTCGTCCGGATGCTGCAGACCTACGCCACCGGATTCTATTGCCACACGCACAacgtggcggacgaggacggagaagaggacgaggaagacaaGGCGCGAGCATGCTTGGGGCTACGCAACTTCTTGGTCATGTGCAAGGCATGGGGTGCCTCGCACGATGGGGTCCCCGAAAGTGCAAGGCCGGAAGACGTGGTcttcgacgccgacgagatgCAAGAATACGTTGAAATTTTCCGACGGGGACATGAGGCCTACGCACGCGGCTACGTGGAACAGTTCCGTCTTGTCAGTGACGGCACGTACCTCCGGACTCTCGTGTCGGCTTTTGCCCTCATGCCGCACCTGGACACGCTGTCCATGGGAGGACGTCGGCGCAATCCAGAGGTCGATTGCCGTTACGAGCATCGGCTGCTCGCAGACAAGGTCGAGTTGGAGCGTTTTATCGCGTCACAGATTTGTGCGCCGGCGGACCCGCCCGAGAATATGTTCGTGGAGGTGCCCATTGCCGCCCATACCGCCGGCAGGCCACTGAAGCGCTTGTACGTCTCTCGTCCGAGACGTGGCACGCACACGGCCTTGGGCACAGCAGACGGGGGCGGTGGCCGAGAGGTCGAGGACAggctgcgggcggccatTCAGGCATTGGAATCGGTGCATCTCAGTCCCAACATGCGTGATGAcccggccgagggcgcgttTTTCGACCGCTATGCCTCCATCGTCACTTCCAGCAGGCAGTCCCGATACCTCGGGCTTACCGGATATCCCTTTCCGCGATCGACGAACCATACCGAACGAATCAGCCATGGGCGCTTCCTCTTGACCATGGCGGACCGGCCGCGCCTCAAGAAGCTGCACCTCCGGTACACCGCCTTGTCGCAGGAGGAGGTGAAGGCACTGtgcggcggcctgcgcgacggcTCCCTGCAGGACCTCTTCCTCGAGTATTTGCACCTCACGAGCGGCCTGTGGGCGGACGTGCTGGACACGCTCCGCCCGaagctggcgggcggcgagggcggctgccgcgcgcgggTCCTGAGGCTTATGGGCGCTGAGATGCACGAGAGGGCCGGGGAAGGCATCAAGGCGTGGGAGGCGCGTGGGCTCGCCATTACGCAGCGGGTCGAGTGGTACCTCACCGGCGACCCCAGGGCTCCGGTGAATCCCTTTCGGTGCGAGCTGACCAGGGACACCTACCAGTTGCAATAATGACTGGAGCTAAGGTATGGGCAGTAGCGGTGTTGATGAATGGAGTTTTTGGGCTGCAACGTACTTCGTGTACTGTCCATACAATCTGTGAATACAGAGTACAGGGAGAATAAGAGGGGCCAAGACGTAGGCGCCGAGCAGACCCGGAAGACTGAGTGAGCACCGTCTAAGAAATGGAACCCGGATCTCCGGCAAGGCATTGGCTGCCACGAAGTGTTTGCCCGGTAGAAGCCGTTGGTGAGGTCTGCTAATTCTTGTCATGACGGCGGTGGGCGTGACGGCAGGGGAGGTTGTTTTGTGCCCGGCGACCGACCCACTCACTGTTCGGCTCCCTGTCAGTGCCCTGGGCGGATGAGTGGTGCCCCGGCGAACGGCAGGGTCGGGTAAGTCTGGTCCGAAGGCCCGCTCGCATCCTCACTGTGactgcacgcccgccgccgcctccagggCCCTGGGCAGCTCTGATGATGGCACGCGCGGGGGACTCACAGCAGGCCCAGCAAGCCAAACATCCCACCTAAGCCGCCCAAGGTTTCCCAGGCGCCTACCCAATCAACACCCGCAAGCCCCTCTCTCGCCCAGGCGCCGCTATATTTGCCCCAAGCTGCTGGGTCCTTGCTTCCCCAgactctctctccctccccccccctctccccacTCTCTCTCACTGGTGTCAATCCGGCTTCGGCTATTCGCGGCGGCTCAaccaccgacgacgctgtGCCGACTGAAGCCATCGCACttcggccttgcgcttcgtcgccggcaacCCAGCACAGcatctcctccccccccgtGGGTGTGCGTCCCGGGGCAGACCTAGCAGAAGCACGGCCAacttttttcttctctcgccatctcttcttcctcacctACTTTTCTTTTCCCCCGCGAGACCGTAATTTGGCGGGTTGGTTACGTCGTTGCGATCGACTCCCAATCTCCCTTCTgcgacgctgcccgcctGGTCGACATCCGTCCGTCAGCTTCGTCCCAGCGTGTTCCCGGCTCTTCCGTTAGTCCGCGAAACTATAAAGAACAAGGACGCGAGAAAGGAGAGGAACAAAAACAAAATAGAGAAATACTGCGTGGTGGTTTCCCCCTCCGCAGACCGGAGGACACGCTCGCACACGCACCATGTTTATGCAGCGGGGAtcgcgcgcgctgcgccggcaGCTCCAGGCCACAAAGGCCGTGGGTAGAGCCGCCATGACCaaggccagcggcggcggttccGGGGTGAACGCAAAGGTCAACGTGGGCGGGtgcatggccgcggccgcgccgcgatgGTTTTCCGAGTCAAGGCGGCTGTGCGCCGTCAAGCCGGTGCTCCTGGCCGACATTGGCGAGGGTGAGTGCCTCCCTGACCTCTCCGCTTAGACACAATGAATTGCGCTGACACGGGGTCCCCCAGGCATTGTCGAGTGCGAGGTCATCCAGTGGTTCGTCGAGCCCggggcgcgcgtcgaggagtTCTCCCCGCTTTGCGAGGTGCAGAGCGACAAGGCCTCCGTCGAGATCACGAGCCGCTTCGCCGGCACGGTCAAGAAGCTCTACTACGACGCTGGCGAGATGGCCAAGGTCGGCAAGCCCTTTGTCGATATCGACATCGAGGGTCAggatgatgcggcggcggccgcaccgcctccgccggaGCAAGTACAGGcacaggagcagcagcagcagcaaccaccagcggcaccatcaccaccattccaacagcagcagcaacagcagctgCAAGAaagcagccagccgccgccgccgccgccgccgccaacacaGGGCAGTGGCAACGGcgccaagcccaagggcaagatGGCGACGCTGGCAACGCCCGCAGTCCGCCACCTCTCCAAGGAGCTCAacgtcgacatcgccgacattgacggcaccggcaaggACGGGCGCGTCCTCAAGGAAGACATTTACAAGTACGTTCAGGGCGGGGGACAGCAAGCAGCGCAGCCGGgccaggccgctgccgcggtGACGGACACGTCGGTGCAGACGGAGACGCGGGAGCCGCTCTCGCAGGTGCAGCAGATGATGTTCAAGTCGATGACGCGGTCCCTCAACATCCCACACTTCCTCTacgccgacgaggtggaCATGTCGGACCTCGTGTCCCTGCGGGCGCGGCTCAACAAGGTGCTCGCGTCGGGCCCGGTGGCGCccggcagcccagccaagctGTCGTATCTCCCCTTCATCATCAAGGCCGTCTCGCTGGCGCTGTACCAGTTCCCCATCCTCAacgcgcgcgtcgaggtgGATCCGGAGACGGGCAAGCCGTCGCTCATCAAGCGCTCGCAGCACAACATTGGCGTGGCCATGGACACGCCGCAGGGCCTTGTCGTGCCCGTCATCAAGaacgtcggcggcctcaacATCGTGTCCATTGCGGCCGAGCTCATCCGGCTGCAGGGGCTGGCGCACGCCGGCaagctggcgccggcggacaTGTCGGGCGGCACCATTACCGTGTCCAACATTGGCAACATTGGCGGCACGTACCTTAgtcccgtcatcgtcgagcgcgaggtggccatcctcggcatcgGGCGCATGCGCGCCGTCCCGGCCTTTGACGACCAGGACCGCGTGGTGAAGAAGCACGTCAGCAACTTCAGCTGGAGCGCCGaccaccgcgtcgtcgatggcgccaccatggcccgcgccgccgaggtggtgcgccgggtcgtcgaggagcccGACGTCATGGTCATGCATCTGAGGTAGTGACAAggggttggggttgggcCAGTCTAGCAGtgttgcatgcatgcatggatgtAATgaataaataaataaatatcCCGTGGCAACTTGGTACATAGAGCAACAGGTACGACTGCCTGGCATATGCTGAGCACGCACGTACCTGGACGGCATTCAATAAGACAGCATGCAGATAAGATGGATGATGGCATGGCCACTCTCTCGCGAGCAACGCGCACCACATGGGGTCACCGTccttttgctgctgctacagGCAGCGACTTGCCGATATAAGAGACGATATCCCGCAGTCCTTCCAGACGCCTCTCCCCGGTGCTTGAcaacagcagcgacagcaccGGCCACGCGTGAACCCCGCCGGGCGAAcacgccgcctcgaccggcACCCCGTATCCCCTCTGCTTCtcgatgaaggcggcgatgtccggcgccagcgtctcgtcctcgccgtagAGAACCATGTAGCCGGCGTCTGGACCCGCGGCCGTCCACAACCTCTGGGAAGTGCACAGCCCCGGAGACGCGGTAGCAGCAACGCTTGTCGCGTCGAcatgcccggcggcggcggcggcagagcccGCGTAGGCCGCGCCGAAGCGCCACAGCGTCTCCCTGTCCAGGTAATCGATGTCGGAGGTTTGGTGTAGTGTGGGGGAGGTTAGGGTTACCCACGGGGAGAGCAGCACAGCGGCGCGGGGCTTCTTGTTGTTGtactccttcttcttgtggttcctcgtcttcttcttcttcagcgccggcgcctgctcCTGTCCAGaggcaacagcagcagaagaagaagcagaagcagcacaACGGTCCTTggcatgtcgacgacgaaggcccgtaccgtcgtcgtcactctcgccatcatcatcattaccatcatcgtctgcctcccccgccagctgcagcaagaGGCTGAGCGCCAacatgccgcccgccgagtcGCCCATGACGCAGACCCTGGAATCATCGCcgtcccccgccgccgcctccgccacgccCAGGACGTGCTCGTACCCGAGCCGCGCCTCGTGCAGCTGCGCGGGAAAGGCCCGCTCGGGGGCCAGGGCGTACTCGAGCGCGAAGACGGCGGGGTTGGCGAATCCGGCTTCCTCCTTGAGGAGGTGGCgcatggcgaggaggaaTTCGAGGTAGAAGTAGCACGAGCCGACGGCGAAGCAGCCCCCTTTGAACGCGGACCGAAAGTAAGTAAGAAATTTAGACCTTTGCAAAACAacaaaaacaacaacaacaatacATGATGGAGGTGAAAAAAAGTGTTGAAGGCTCGCGCGAGCCAtttcggggggggggcggataAGAGAGGTTGCAACTGACCGTGGAGGTAGTACACGATGACATCCGGGCGTGTCTCTTCCTTGTCCTGCCTGATCCAGATCCCTTGTGTTTTGGTTTCACCCTACTGCGCTGTTACAAATCTCTTCTTTCGGTATGCCAATTCCTTTTTTTAAAGAGCAAAAAAAAATTGGGTTGGCAACTCTTACTTGTTCGAGCACTTGAGGCTCGACGGACACGTCGCCAAAGCCCCAGCGGCCGCACCTGGCCATGCGCCACCTCAGCAGCGCGTACCCCAACGGCCGCGACATGGCCACCCTCAGGACCGGCAGCGGGAGCGTCGTGAACCCGTAGCGCAGCAGCCGGAGAAAGAGACGCTCGAATGTCGAAAAGGtgtcacggcggcgggggctgcGTTGCGTGGACgacgcggtggcggcgtcgcgagACACACCGCTGCCCCCGCGGTCcttgatgaggatgatgacggcccGGCACGCATCGACCGCAGACGCGAACACGACCCTGACGGTTGTCAGGATCCCGGTCTGCCATACTATCAGGGCGGAGGCCAGACATGCTGCCAACAGATAGTCTATGAACGAGGCTGGGGGTAATATCATGGCggctgcggtgcggtgcggcggctcaCTCTGGGTGAGAGTCCTTTTTTATACCGTGCCGGAGAAGAACTGGGGGGTTCCCCTTTGTGTTATTTTGTCTCTCTTTTTTGGACGAATGAAGTGTTGCTTAAAAAAAACTGGGAGCTCGAGTAGAACAGGTACATAATCATGTACCATGGACATTTTTACTTCCCAAGTTAGTTATATTGTACCTGTGTTTCCTCTGGCAGTCCACCTTGATTGCGACGGACTCTCGCAGTTGCACCGACCGTCCGCGGCAGCTGGCAcgactgcgccgccgtccatgaTCATCTCTCCCAGCCAGCATTCGACCATCATCCGTATCTAGGGAATGGAACACGGTTGTACAATTAATGCATCAGGCGACCGGCCTACTCATGAGTATCGTCGCAATGGGCTTATTCGTGCTATTGGAGGTGCGGCATCTCAGATGAGGCTATCGATGGTTGAAAAGGCAAATCTGTCAATTCCTGGCTGACTGACATGCTAAAACTGCGCTACTAACTTAAGTGGTCGCCGACACACTTGTATTCACAGATACTAACATAATACCTCGGTCACACGGCTGGATAAATACCCATAGTACTTTACGCACACGCACGTAACGAAGTACATATACATCGTACGTACACACATCCACAGCCACTCTCTTACAATACAGGCGTTCATACAAAGTAACCAACTCAAGGCCAGGGCAAcgagacccccccccccccaagtaACATCACTATCAGAAACGACCGGCCCCTGCTTGCCCACCTTGGGAAGCTCATCTGCAAGCTCCAGCCACGGCCCGgcccgtccaccaccaccactatcAACCACCCTCCCTTTCCAGGGTTGCACCCCTTCCTTCAACCTTCCTTCTTCCGCTCTCCCCCCGGGGtctccgtcgtcatcccGCATATATATGCGTCGCTCCATCCACCCCGGACCGACCGACCCGGACCCCCTTTCGCCAACATCCGCGACGGACACCTGACGCCGTGCGCTCGCTCCTCCTTCAACCCAAAGCCATCCtgacccccctccctctcctgGGCCGCCTCATGCCGCACGTATGTACATACGCACCTCACGTATATGTGCCTAATGACCACGCGGGGGCATCAAAccgccccagccagcgcaCGTAGTAGCACTGCTTTTGGTAATAAGTGAGCACGTAGGTATTAGGATAACGCGCTTAACTTCTGCCTGCGATGCTGCTTCGGCATGCACCCCGTTCAGCCCACCGCCTTCATGATGCACGTTCTCAGCCGCACATCGTCGTGGCTGCGTTTACACGCTCTTCTCCTGGCGCGCGCAGCGGCAGAAGCGGCAAAAGCATCATATCGGGCACCACttcctttttctttctctctcgGTTTCTTGTCTTCCCTTGACGGGCCCCTGCTGTGTTGGACGCAGGTCGCACAGtcaggcgggcgcggcaccggcggctACGCGCAGCCAAGATAACGAAGTGCTAAGCTACCTAGGAAGGAGCGTACTAAGCCTTTATGCAGGCCACGCAGGGTGAATTTCGCCGAGAGCTACCTCGATTAGGGCGGAtgatggggggagggaggggggggggcgatgAGGCAGGCAAACAACAAAACAACATCACCATTACCATCGTCATGAGCGTCATCGACGTCATTCCGCACCCAACCCCGACCCGCGACGTGTGTCCCCTAGCCCCCACGGGAAGAGACGCGTGACCACCGCCCATGCACCGATCCATGCACCTACCCATGCGATGCGTCTCCTTTGCATGGTAACCCCCGCGAGCCAGCCCATTGTACGACACaatgcgcgcgcggccgccgccgcttttCGACCGCACCGGCGGGTGTTGCGCCCACCCCCGGGGACGGGAATGGGGGGAGAGGCGCCGCGTGGCGGCCCATTGCCGGAACCTACCAAGGTACAGAGGCCCGACGCCCTTTCGCGATGactttcccccccttcttaCCTTGTTGCTGGGCGGAACACGCCCTGTCTGGTTTCACACCGCAAGTAAATATACTTAACAACGCAGGGGATTGTCGCTATCCGCGCAGCAGAATGGTGAtgcgtacaaagtacagcACATATTACCAAGCAACATTTATACCATGTATCTCGTAGTCTACTGATGTgccgacatggcggcggcggcggcggcggcaggcctgATCATCGTCATGCAGCATGGACTTCCCAAATTGAATGCACTTGGCCCCGAACGTTTCGGCTACCCACAATCACACGTGCCACCACTCATATTAACACATCtatctacttcgtactaacagcagcagcagcagcagcgggagcaCCAAGACGCACGAGCCCATGAtgcccacgcccccccccaggATCATGCTGGTCGCAGTGTGGGGTGTGCTTCAGGCGTGTGTGCATCACAGCCTTTGGCCGACATCTAAACGGTCTAcaaacagacagacagactaGACAGATAGGGCATGCGCAACGTGCCGGGGGTCAGGAGTAGTAGCTCAACTCAAACATGTTATTAGCATGCAAGGCACTTTAGTATATCGCAGCGTGCAGGACGAACTTGACCATAGGTATACTATAGTCTGTATATATACGATTACGCGGTACGGCGGGCGTCTTGCTCTTCATGCGACTTGGGCGTTTTGTCTTTCCCCCCTCGTCCCTTGCCCGCCAGACGAAACAAAACGTTAGCTGATGGGCCTTTGTGCCCAACGCAaaacagcacagcacagcacagcacgtTTCCAAATCCTCCTTCACCCAACAACAGTCGCCACcacgcgcgggcggctgcgccGACGAGTTGcaggggatggatggatgcgagCTGGGGGTGGAGACGCACAAAACGCGGGCATCAATCACCCATGTCGCCATGTGTCGCTGCGCATCCAGGGTCTAGCAAAGGATCAGAAACTTTGGGGGCCTCGCCCGCGTTTCGTCGGTCATCTTAGCCCGCGGTGCGTGTCAACGACGTCACATCCTACTTCGTAGAAGCATACCTAGGTAAAGAAAAAAGCACAGACCCCCGCTTGCTGTACTggagtgtgtgtgtgtatagTACTTGGTATATGTCTTGTATTCGCCCTCGcgggcccccccccggccccctTGTGGGCAACCCAACCTCATCCCCTCCTCAACCCCCCGGTCGCGAAACCCGAGGGCCGGAAGGGTTGCCCTGCCTCCGGGACGGGAAGCGGTCTAACTATCCAGCGCCGTAGACCATTCATGCAAAAGGAAAAGGCCAAAAAATAAAATGAAGGCGCAAGGTAAAACAAAGCACGCCCACCAACGGCGAGCAGGAAAAAAAAACGCCGGACCCTGTCGTAACTCCAGTCCCCAATGCAGAACAGGGCGTGTAAAGCAGGCAAGACCAAAAAAGAAACGGGGGCATAGAGTAGTAATGAAACCGTCCCCATCTGTCTACCTCGCAGTGTACGGTCGTCTTCTTAGAGGTCGGCCTGCATAATGTCCGAGGCCGTGGCCAGTGCGTCCCGcttgacgtcgtcgatgctgcgGCTCACGTCGATGCTAAAgacgtcgcgctcgtcgcgggcgggcggctcgagGATGTCAAACTGGCTCTTAACCATGTTGGCGCCCATGTAGTGACCCTTGCGTTGGGAGACGCGCTCGAGCAGCAcctcgggcgaggcgctgagGAAGATGAAGTGGACGAGGATGTCGCGGTCGTAgtaggcggcgacgcggatGACGTCGCGGTACTTGCGCTTGAGGGCCGAGCACGTCACGACAACGCCCTCGGATCCGAGGTTGAGACGGCGCATCGACTCGTCGCGGAGGGCGGTGAGCCAGTCCCACCGGTCCGCGTCCGTTAGCGGGACGCCGCTCCGCATCTTTTCGACGTTGGCCTCGGTGTGGAACTGTCGCAGATGGTcagcttttttttttctcgcTCGTCTCAGTCAGgggccccctcctcctcatcatcattcCATGGGTCGTGGCCGGCTAGGGCATCGTACCGAGTCTCCCTCAATGTAGGGCACGtccagcgcgcccgccaggtACTCGGCCACCGTCGTCTTGCCGCAACCCGCGGGGCCGGTGACCAGCCAgatgtggtggtgcttgggcgcgcggccggccaccgccgccgcggccgacgatgaggccCTGTTGGACGCGCCCGGGGGCGCTGCGTCCTGTCCCTTGACGGGCATCGAGTTGTCGTAGGAGAGCATGGTGGTAGTCAAGGACCGGATGTGTGGCGGGAGCGCAGGTTggctggccgggccgggTTCCCGCAAAAAGAGACCGGAACACACACGAGATGGCTGTACTGAGGCCAAAGTCCAAGTAAAGTTTCCAACGAGGGCGGGGCGGTTTGAGAGGAGGAGTGCAGCAAGGGATTCGCttcaacgacgagggcaaaACACACACAAAAAGGCAGATGAGCACTGGGCGTGACCCGATGTGACGTGACGTAGGGGAAAGAACTGCTTGCTGGTGAGAGTTTGCGTGTGGGAGTGAcgaagggggcggcggccgtctaAATAAGATGCCTAGTAACCAGTAGTAGAGGTACTGACTGGTAATAAGGTTGGCAAAATTAAGAGGGGGGCCAAACTGCCTGAGTCGTGGTCAAGCAACCCCAAAAAGCATTTACCGGCGTATTACCTTAGTAGCCAAGCCCGGGTCCGGATCTGCGCTTCAGCGGCCCTCCGGGGGGCGACGGGCATTCGGCCGCCCTGGGGGTGGGTGGTCTCCGGAGGGCGGGTGGATGAGGTGTGTTGTAGTGGATGGGCAGCCGGATCACGgatgggggatggatggggttCCAATTCCGCATTGGCAGATTTCCAATCGAATGGAGGCCCTGCAGGCGGTCGTctggtggagggaggggcaagtgtgacgccggcgccgacggcagacGACCCGACGGGAATGGAAGCACAGCCCTGGCGACTCCAGTGGTCTGGTCCGCTGTTGCCGGCTTCCATCCCGTCGACTTGCAGCGGCGCAGCGTGGGAATGGATGGAACCTAACCTACCTGGAACATTCCCAGTCCACTGGAAGCCTGCCCTGAGCGCCTGACGATGATGCTGTGGGACGGCATGCGCGCAGCGATGCCACCGCGGCACCCCCACGCCCGGCTGCGGGCTACCGGGACA from Purpureocillium takamizusanense chromosome 6, complete sequence encodes:
- a CDS encoding Dihydrolipoyllysine-residue (2-methylpropanoyl)transferase (EggNog:ENOG503NWU1~COG:I), producing the protein MFMQRGSRALRRQLQATKAVGRAAMTKASGGGSGVNAKVNVGGCMAAAAPRWFSESRRLCAVKPVLLADIGEGIVECEVIQWFVEPGARVEEFSPLCEVQSDKASVEITSRFAGTVKKLYYDAGEMAKVGKPFVDIDIEGQDDAAAAAPPPPEQVQAQEQQQQQPPAAPSPPFQQQQQQQLQESSQPPPPPPPPTQGSGNGAKPKGKMATLATPAVRHLSKELNVDIADIDGTGKDGRVLKEDIYKYVQGGGQQAAQPGQAAAAVTDTSVQTETREPLSQVQQMMFKSMTRSLNIPHFLYADEVDMSDLVSLRARLNKVLASGPVAPGSPAKLSYLPFIIKAVSLALYQFPILNARVEVDPETGKPSLIKRSQHNIGVAMDTPQGLVVPVIKNVGGLNIVSIAAELIRLQGLAHAGKLAPADMSGGTITVSNIGNIGGTYLSPVIVEREVAILGIGRMRAVPAFDDQDRVVKKHVSNFSWSADHRVVDGATMARAAEVVRRVVEEPDVMVMHLR
- a CDS encoding uncharacterized protein (EggNog:ENOG503PCUA), translated to MRSSTSTLSHEGVEAAPLLPRSPADATSSRLPDTHHVDDRRRGIGSSKQLTLDQLPTEIVEHILSYFQHSLQRGLSLTHLQRLYNPLARDAWNVRQKAVQDVRLVCRRLHDLASPLLFPYVALSIDQESLDKLESISRQPCLAAGVRGVLMDQTCRSGAFVNGHSPLDSFKTEVVRMLQTYATGFYCHTHNVADEDGEEDEEDKARACLGLRNFLVMCKAWGASHDGVPESARPEDVVFDADEMQEYVEIFRRGHEAYARGYVEQFRLVSDGTYLRTLVSAFALMPHLDTLSMGGRRRNPEVDCRYEHRLLADKVELERFIASQICAPADPPENMFVEVPIAAHTAGRPLKRLYVSRPRRGTHTALGTADGGGGREVEDRLRAAIQALESVHLSPNMRDDPAEGAFFDRYASIVTSSRQSRYLGLTGYPFPRSTNHTERISHGRFLLTMADRPRLKKLHLRYTALSQEEVKALCGGLRDGSLQDLFLEYLHLTSGLWADVLDTLRPKLAGGEGGCRARVLRLMGAEMHERAGEGIKAWEARGLAITQRVEWYLTGDPRAPVNPFRCELTRDTYQLQ
- a CDS encoding uncharacterized protein (MEROPS:MER0033242~COG:I~EggNog:ENOG503Q3YW~CAZy:CE10~TransMembrane:3 (o6-24i84-105o160-178i)), giving the protein MILPPASFIDYLLAACLASALIVWQTGILTTVRVVFASAVDACRAVIILIKDRGGSGVSRDAATASSTQRSPRRRDTFSTFERLFLRLLRYGFTTLPLPVLRVAMSRPLGYALLRWRMARCGRWGFGDVSVEPQVLEQGETKTQGIWIRQDKEETRPDVIVYYLHGGCFAVGSCYFYLEFLLAMRHLLKEEAGFANPAVFALEYALAPERAFPAQLHEARLGYEHVLGVAEAAAGDGDDSRVCVMGDSAGGMLALSLLLQLAGEADDDGNDDDGESDDDGTGLRRRHAKDRCAASASSSAAVASGQEQAPALKKKKTRNHKKKEYNNKKPRAAVLLSPWVTLTSPTLHQTSDIDYLDRETLWRFGAAYAGSAAAAAGHVDATSVAATASPGLCTSQRLWTAAGPDAGYMVLYGEDETLAPDIAAFIEKQRGYGVPVEAACSPGGVHAWPVLSLLLSSTGERRLEGLRDIVSYIGKSLPVAAAKGR
- the ATP10 gene encoding Mitochondrial ATPase complex subunit atp10 (COG:O~EggNog:ENOG503NY67~BUSCO:EOG09263UN3) — protein: MASRRIELALGRLALRPRQQSSLAASSSSSSSSSALACAHCRQLQFQFQSRSSPYSSSPQQQQRRTLTTSAPRAARAEKPAAGASLDPKSTVAGTPIEAPRSYGKRIEGHFVPKPLPRPIGMPLPPKPGENTGIDARSFKQRKEDFVDYDKHLQRRKELTAQISRPYFRDWGNLQFHQGKSFIAPPRLFKAELSLFFPNLYGETLLKTDTAPRDTTPLLTGRASVVSIFSSQWAEQQVASFTSRDANPALHDIVAREPGLAQLVNVNYEDNAGKAWLVRLFRGSLRKRFPEQDWDKYFLVRRGITDAIRESIGLLNAKVGYTYLVDHHCRIRWAGSGTGHPDEVEGLAKGLARLVEEIKRDAARPAAAREQLPGKVHLHSSNA
- a CDS encoding Gluconokinase (COG:F~EggNog:ENOG503P32X), translated to MLSYDNSMPVKGQDAAPPGASNRASSSAAAAVAGRAPKHHHIWLVTGPAGCGKTTVAEYLAGALDVPYIEGDSFHTEANVEKMRSGVPLTDADRWDWLTALRDESMRRLNLGSEGVVVTCSALKRKYRDVIRVAAYYDRDILVHFIFLSASPEVLLERVSQRKGHYMGANMVKSQFDILEPPARDERDVFSIDVSRSIDDVKRDALATASDIMQADL